One Oryza sativa Japonica Group chromosome 8, ASM3414082v1 DNA window includes the following coding sequences:
- the LOC4345452 gene encoding uncharacterized protein translates to MRMDRNEEEMVTNDSDPLLKRENEEAESSSQLTPPKPATLSALEIEDEETDGSSAGCCRICLETDSELGDELISPCMCKGTQQFVHRSCLDHWRSVKEGFAFSHCTTCKAQFHLRVETWEDNSWRKMKFRIFVARDVILVFLAVQLTIAMIGAISYFLDRDGSFRNSFSDGWDRFLSKHPIPFYYCIGVVVFFVLLGFFGLILHCSSFNDNQDPCLAGCRNCCYGWGVLDCLPASLEACFALVVVFVVVFAILGIAYGFLAATMAVQRIWQRHYHILTKRELTKEYVVEDLHGSYTPPKLDPEHEERLKMLKLL, encoded by the exons ATGAGGATGGACAGGAATGAGGAAGAGATGGTCACGAATGACTCGGACCCTCTTCTCAAGAGGGAAAACGAGGAGGCAGAGTCATCGTCGCAGCTGACACCGCCTAAGCCAGCAACCTTGAGCGCGCTGGAGATTGAGGATGAGGAGACCGACGGTTCTTCTGCAGGGTGCTGCCGCATTTGTCTCGAGACTGATTCTGAGTTAG GTGATGAACTGATATCACCTTGCATGTGCAAGGGAACTCAACAATTTGTTCACCGCTCATGCCTTGACCACTGGAGATCTGTTAAG GAAGGATTTGCATTTTCACATTGCACAACATGCAAAGCTCAATTCCATCTCCGAGTGGAAACTTGGGAGGACAATTCATGGCGTAAAATGAAGTTCCGGATATTTGTTGCAAGAGATGTTATCCTTGTGTTTCTTGCTGTACAACTT ACTATTGCTATGATTGGTGCAATTTCTTACTTTCTAGATAGGGATGGAAGTTTCAGAAACAGTTTCAGTGATGGTTGGGATCGCTTCTTGTCAAAACATCCAATACCATTCTATTACTGCATAG GTGTTGTTGTTTTCTTTGTGCTACTCGGATTCTTCGGGTTGATACTGCATTGTTCGTCCTTCAATGATAACCAAGACCCATGCCTAGCTGGGTGCCGGAACTGCTGCTATGGTTGGGGCGTCCTGGACTGCCTGCCTGCTTCTCTGGAGGCCTGCTTTGCCCTGGTGGTGGTTTTCGTTGTCGTGTTCGCCATCCTCGGTATCGCATACGGTTTCCTCGCGGCAACTATGGCTGTCCAAAGAATCTGGCAGCGGCATTACCACATCTTGACCAAAAGAGAACTCACAAAG GAGTACGTGGTGGAAGATCTTCATGGCAGCTACACGCCACCGAAGCTTGATCCAGAGCATGAGGAGCGGCTGAAAATGCTGAAGCTCCTCTAG
- the LOC4345453 gene encoding uncharacterized protein → MSGAQGAQPKGAFTATTYRSAAAAATGGEEESRHPPPPARTELRSTEDERGLPVKRLEDKVDDAAGKGGPVFGAGEDDGKPDLGVTGTGGG, encoded by the coding sequence ATGTCCGGCGCGCAAGGTGCACAGCCCAAGGGCGCCTTCACGGCGACCACGTacaggtcggcggcggccgcggccaccggcggcgaggaggagagccggcacccgccgccgccggcgaggacggaGCTCCGGTCGACCGAGGACGAGCGCGGGCTGCCCGTGAAGAGGCTGGAGGACAAggtcgacgacgccgccgggaAGGGCGGCCCGGTgttcggcgccggcgaggacgacggcaagCCAGACCTCGGCGTcaccggcaccggcggcggctga